A region from the Campylobacter magnus genome encodes:
- a CDS encoding DUF262 domain-containing protein, whose translation MSKLNIDQKKIKQLFEDKRSDFLIPDYQRPYAWGEDECQTLWKDIFDFAFPDKKPENFNSDEEYFLGPIVTFENNKKLEVIDGQQRLTTLMLLLRVFYKRLEKMEDENSMRTKQNLAQCIWKSDEFGNENKEKLKIDSQVALDEHKNEFLEILKTGDAKDFKSQYAINFRYFEKEVDEFLKEYPNYFAYLPTRILNNCILLPIEADNEKTALRIFSTLNDRGKPLADADIFKAQFYKFYVAKNQKDEFIEKWKNLEILCKEVFSKKDNTSTDEIFNRYMYYQRALKGNKNSTTEGLRDFYEKDSYALLKSDRTFEDLQNLGSFWQAISIQDKNYFDENTLRWLFILNYAPNIMWANITSVYFMKNRDEQNKLDNIKFAKFLEKITAFIFAYSFIYPSVSQLRIPIYSAMIDIINDKEMDFSKFLFEKENLKTFIQNQKFSNNNSITRSILTWWFLKDSTQKTPGLTEQFQIEHIYAKERAKRENFSGNEIEFIGNKVLLERTINIRASDFSFADKEKHYKKSQNNELNSIHKNYSEFGKTEIIERNNNIINDFISFVEKNNLIKTTSLS comes from the coding sequence ATGTCAAAATTAAACATAGACCAAAAAAAGATTAAACAATTATTTGAAGATAAAAGATCTGATTTTTTAATACCTGATTATCAACGCCCTTATGCTTGGGGAGAAGATGAGTGTCAAACTCTTTGGAAAGACATTTTTGATTTCGCTTTTCCAGATAAAAAACCTGAAAATTTTAATTCTGATGAAGAATATTTTTTAGGCCCTATTGTAACTTTTGAGAATAATAAAAAGCTTGAAGTAATAGATGGGCAACAAAGGCTTACTACTTTAATGCTATTGCTTAGGGTTTTTTATAAAAGACTTGAAAAAATGGAAGATGAAAATTCTATGCGAACAAAGCAAAACTTGGCACAATGTATTTGGAAAAGTGATGAATTTGGCAATGAAAACAAAGAAAAATTAAAAATAGATTCTCAGGTAGCCTTAGATGAACATAAGAATGAATTTTTAGAAATTCTAAAAACTGGTGATGCTAAAGATTTTAAAAGCCAGTATGCCATAAATTTTAGGTATTTTGAAAAAGAAGTAGATGAATTTTTAAAAGAATATCCTAATTATTTCGCCTATTTACCAACTAGAATTTTAAATAATTGTATTTTATTGCCTATTGAAGCAGATAATGAAAAAACAGCACTTAGGATTTTTTCTACTTTAAATGATAGAGGCAAGCCACTAGCTGATGCAGATATTTTTAAAGCACAATTTTATAAATTTTATGTAGCAAAAAATCAAAAAGATGAATTTATAGAAAAATGGAAAAATTTGGAAATTTTATGTAAAGAGGTATTTTCTAAAAAAGATAATACTTCTACTGATGAAATTTTTAATCGTTATATGTATTATCAAAGAGCTTTAAAAGGTAATAAAAATAGCACAACAGAGGGTTTGAGAGATTTTTATGAAAAGGATAGTTATGCTTTATTAAAAAGCGATAGGACTTTTGAAGACTTGCAAAACTTGGGTAGCTTTTGGCAAGCAATTTCTATTCAAGATAAAAATTATTTTGATGAAAATACTTTAAGATGGCTTTTTATTTTAAACTATGCCCCAAATATAATGTGGGCAAATATCACTTCTGTATATTTTATGAAAAATAGAGATGAGCAAAATAAGCTTGATAATATAAAATTTGCTAAATTTTTAGAGAAAATAACAGCGTTTATTTTTGCATATTCTTTTATATATCCTAGCGTCTCTCAGCTAAGAATACCTATTTATAGTGCTATGATAGATATTATTAACGACAAGGAAATGGATTTTTCAAAGTTTTTGTTTGAAAAAGAAAATTTAAAAACATTTATACAAAATCAAAAATTTAGCAATAATAATTCAATAACTCGTTCTATACTTACTTGGTGGTTTTTAAAAGATAGTACCCAAAAAACACCGGGATTAACTGAGCAATTTCAAATAGAACATATTTACGCAAAAGAAAGAGCAAAAAGAGAAAATTTTAGTGGCAATGAAATAGAATTTATTGGCAATAAAGTCCTTTTGGAGCGAACAATAAACATTAGAGCAAGTGATTTTAGTTTTGCTGACAAAGAAAAACATTATAAAAAATCACAAAATAATGAATTAAACTCTATACATAAAAACTATAGTGAATTTGGCAAAACCGAAATAATAGAAAGAAATAATAATATTATAAATGATTTTATTTCTTTTGTAGAAAAAAACAATTTAATTAAAACAACAAGTTTATCTTAG
- a CDS encoding flagellin N-terminal helical domain-containing protein has product MRITNQLQSRQNLLNYQSSAAKNYDSIEKLSAHMKITKPYEDVGIYVDATRLDYEATTLEQIKEATTKASEFAKNTDQTLNDFADTLDSFKVKLIQAANSGEHSTTSRVAIANDLKAMRDQLVSISNTAINGQYLFSGTAVDTKPISADGTYNGNGNNIEVLAGSNLTVPFNIPGEGLFLGRDNDYAKQVTTNITLINKHEELNPQNGNKEYMRLTDEIYKFIGTDYRTSAKIAADGKMNYTTDFTRDKVKDLPPTVFFMQGQRPSGESFSTKFELSAGAKVSDLLEQMGRAMGNTDTNKVVEVSINKDAQIQMTNLQNGNEMMSFSIFGLTAQEGTAQEANLWKTDKIQKATSLEEIKQAVAAGNVHLTSFISSPNYVSPDDGIATATDYDKVNFANKGATVQNNTSQIVRKDNSFATNNTRLSEVAGLSSGQIGAVGGGNPNAAGTTLAKADDLIIDVTAKNGNRYKATIDFNGTQVTDPVTKVVTTYPTITIRQPPFQPDKAVYQGNFYKTFWNEQIDPNANPPRQIGNQAKMVETDDLSFKEINDMLTILASGNLDKMQGKNHTNPKTQQDLDAAYAAFEETFLQASVSVESTMDHRGLITLKDKTTSATNIKIAMYQDHGGKDYPDAVGTANTKSASVLSFNKNDAVTIDRPSIDLFADLDDMIEAVFNGDFYGNANGVNPRTSGVQGAIKRLDHIMDHVNKIHAIAGTNSRHITDTNERATTLYLNVAEVKSSVIDADYGELAMQFQNNLLAYQAMLQATSKINQISLLNYM; this is encoded by the coding sequence ATGCGTATCACAAACCAACTACAAAGCCGCCAAAACCTACTAAACTACCAAAGTAGCGCAGCAAAAAACTACGACTCAATAGAAAAACTCTCAGCCCACATGAAAATCACCAAACCTTATGAGGATGTAGGCATCTATGTAGATGCAACTCGTCTTGATTACGAGGCAACCACACTAGAACAAATAAAAGAAGCCACCACCAAAGCCAGCGAGTTTGCCAAAAACACAGACCAGACCTTAAATGACTTTGCCGATACGCTTGATAGCTTCAAAGTAAAACTCATCCAAGCCGCAAACTCAGGCGAGCACAGCACAACTAGCCGTGTGGCTATCGCAAACGACCTAAAAGCAATGCGCGACCAGCTAGTAAGCATCTCAAACACCGCTATAAACGGACAATATCTTTTCTCAGGCACAGCAGTTGATACCAAGCCAATTAGTGCTGATGGTACTTATAATGGCAATGGTAATAATATCGAGGTGCTAGCTGGTTCAAACCTAACCGTGCCTTTTAATATCCCAGGCGAGGGCTTGTTTTTAGGCAGGGATAATGACTATGCTAAGCAAGTAACTACAAATATCACGCTAATAAACAAACACGAAGAGCTAAACCCGCAAAACGGAAATAAAGAATATATGCGCTTAACTGATGAAATATATAAGTTTATTGGCACTGATTACCGCACTAGTGCTAAGATAGCAGCAGATGGTAAAATGAACTATACGACAGATTTTACCAGGGATAAGGTAAAAGATCTGCCGCCAACTGTATTTTTCATGCAAGGACAGCGTCCAAGCGGAGAGAGCTTTTCAACCAAGTTTGAGCTAAGCGCTGGTGCAAAGGTCTCAGACCTGCTAGAGCAAATGGGCAGAGCCATGGGAAATACTGATACAAACAAAGTAGTAGAAGTTAGTATAAACAAAGATGCTCAAATCCAAATGACAAATTTACAAAACGGCAATGAAATGATGAGCTTTTCGATTTTTGGCTTAACAGCGCAAGAAGGAACAGCCCAAGAAGCCAATCTGTGGAAGACTGATAAAATTCAAAAAGCAACTAGCTTAGAGGAAATAAAACAAGCAGTAGCTGCTGGAAATGTGCATCTAACAAGCTTTATAAGCTCACCAAACTATGTAAGCCCAGATGATGGCATAGCGACGGCTACAGACTATGACAAAGTAAACTTTGCTAACAAAGGCGCAACAGTCCAAAACAACACCAGCCAAATCGTTCGCAAAGACAATAGCTTTGCTACAAACAACACTAGATTAAGCGAAGTAGCAGGCCTCTCATCAGGACAAATCGGCGCAGTTGGAGGTGGCAACCCAAATGCTGCTGGAACTACACTAGCAAAAGCTGATGATCTTATCATTGATGTAACTGCAAAAAATGGAAATAGATATAAAGCTACCATTGATTTTAACGGAACGCAAGTAACAGACCCAGTTACAAAAGTAGTTACAACCTATCCAACCATTACGATTCGACAACCGCCATTTCAACCAGACAAAGCTGTTTATCAAGGTAACTTTTATAAAACCTTTTGGAATGAGCAAATAGACCCAAATGCTAATCCGCCTAGACAAATAGGCAATCAAGCCAAAATGGTAGAAACTGACGATTTAAGCTTTAAAGAAATAAATGATATGCTTACAATCCTAGCAAGTGGCAACCTTGATAAAATGCAAGGTAAAAATCATACAAACCCTAAGACGCAGCAAGACTTAGATGCAGCTTACGCAGCATTTGAAGAGACTTTTTTACAAGCTTCAGTCTCAGTTGAGAGCACTATGGATCACCGTGGTTTAATAACTCTAAAGGACAAAACCACATCAGCAACTAACATAAAAATAGCAATGTATCAAGATCACGGGGGCAAGGATTATCCAGATGCTGTCGGCACCGCAAACACCAAAAGTGCTAGTGTGCTAAGCTTTAACAAAAATGATGCTGTGACGATAGACCGCCCTAGCATTGATCTTTTTGCTGATCTTGATGATATGATAGAGGCTGTTTTTAACGGCGATTTTTACGGCAATGCTAATGGCGTAAACCCACGCACATCAGGTGTCCAAGGTGCTATAAAACGCCTAGATCACATCATGGATCATGTAAATAAAATCCACGCTATCGCTGGCACAAACTCTCGCCACATCACAGACACAAATGAGCGCGCGACTACCTTATACCTAAATGTAGCTGAGGTAAAAAGCTCGGTGATTGATGCTGATTATGGCGAGCTAGCAATGCAGTTTCAAAACAACTTGCTAGCCTATCAGGCAATGCTACAAGCTACTTCAAAAATCAACCAAATTAGCCTGCTAAACTATATGTAA
- a CDS encoding NAD+ synthase, whose protein sequence is MNYEKIEKNILEFLRDYLATSGAKGFVLGLSGGLDSAVVATLCAKIAPTHALLMPTHLSNKANLKDALRLAKTLGLNHKIIDISNILESFCAANELSKQQKLRYGNLCARVRMCLLYDYSSEHALLVVGTSNKSERLLGYGTIFGDMACALNPIGELFKSEIFEFADFLGVDKMIINKAPSADLWENQSDESELGYSYKELDGALDFILKGLGNSRIPSDEIPSDKIPSAGILEFCKKRMKNNAFKLNTPAIAKVLRE, encoded by the coding sequence ATGAATTACGAAAAAATTGAAAAAAATATCCTAGAATTCCTTAGAGATTATTTAGCTACAAGTGGCGCAAAGGGTTTTGTGCTAGGGCTTAGCGGTGGGCTAGACTCAGCTGTGGTTGCCACGCTGTGTGCCAAAATCGCTCCCACACACGCTTTGCTTATGCCAACACACCTTTCAAATAAGGCAAACTTAAAAGATGCCCTGCGCCTAGCAAAAACACTTGGCCTAAATCATAAAATCATTGATATTTCAAATATTTTAGAGAGTTTTTGCGCAGCAAATGAACTAAGCAAGCAGCAAAAACTGCGCTATGGCAATCTTTGCGCTAGGGTAAGGATGTGCTTACTTTATGATTACAGCAGTGAGCATGCTTTGCTTGTAGTTGGCACGAGCAATAAAAGCGAACGCCTGCTAGGCTATGGCACGATTTTTGGCGATATGGCGTGTGCCTTAAATCCCATCGGCGAGCTATTTAAGAGTGAAATATTTGAGTTTGCGGACTTTTTGGGCGTGGATAAAATGATAATAAACAAAGCCCCAAGCGCAGATCTATGGGAAAATCAAAGCGATGAGAGCGAGCTAGGATATAGTTATAAAGAGCTTGATGGCGCACTTGATTTTATCTTAAAAGGTTTAGGGAATTCTAGAATTCCTAGCGATGAAATTCCTAGCGATAAAATTCCTAGCGCAGGAATTCTAGAATTCTGTAAAAAACGCATGAAAAACAATGCCTTTAAGCTAAACACGCCAGCTATCGCTAAAGTGCTAAGAGAGTAA
- a CDS encoding tetraacyldisaccharide 4'-kinase: MLEYRGFESFCSAYFYSPSWWQKMLSFLLLPFSLIYCLISRLKFSFLCGQKDLGILVFSVGNLVVGGSGKSPLCKAIYSFFNEMSEYKNAVFIVLRGYRRKSKGCVVVSQKGEILVPCDISGDEAMDYAINGANVIVSEDREAGILKAKQLGAKIVILDDGFRHFGIKKFDILLKPFSEPACDFCLPSGAYRLPKSFYALADFIPDDSDIVRNSRILYPTERMVLVSGIANPSRLNKHYGNCVAHYHFSDHYDFSADELKEILKKHAATSLLVTSKDYAKIKDFGIPVSVIKLELNLSENFKEKLLEYVRKCDINKM; the protein is encoded by the coding sequence GTGCTAGAGTATAGGGGCTTTGAGAGCTTTTGTTCGGCTTATTTTTATAGCCCTAGTTGGTGGCAAAAAATGCTTAGTTTTTTGCTCCTGCCTTTTTCGCTGATTTATTGCTTAATCTCAAGGCTGAAATTTAGCTTTTTGTGCGGCCAAAAAGACTTAGGAATTCTAGTTTTTAGCGTGGGAAATCTAGTAGTTGGCGGCTCTGGCAAAAGCCCACTATGTAAGGCGATTTATAGCTTTTTTAATGAGATGAGCGAGTATAAAAATGCTGTTTTCATCGTGCTTCGTGGATATAGGCGAAAAAGCAAAGGCTGCGTAGTGGTATCGCAAAAGGGCGAAATTCTAGTGCCTTGTGATATAAGCGGCGATGAGGCTATGGACTATGCGATAAATGGCGCAAATGTGATAGTTAGCGAGGATAGAGAAGCTGGCATTTTAAAAGCCAAGCAACTAGGCGCAAAAATCGTTATTTTAGATGATGGATTTAGGCATTTTGGTATTAAAAAATTTGATATTTTATTAAAACCTTTTAGCGAACCAGCTTGTGATTTTTGCCTGCCAAGTGGGGCGTATAGGCTACCAAAGAGCTTTTATGCTTTGGCTGATTTTATACCTGATGATAGCGATATAGTAAGGAATTCTAGAATTCTCTACCCCACAGAGCGTATGGTGCTAGTCTCAGGCATAGCAAATCCAAGCCGTCTAAATAAGCATTATGGTAACTGCGTGGCGCATTATCATTTTAGCGACCATTATGATTTTAGCGCAGATGAACTAAAAGAAATTCTAAAAAAACACGCTGCTACAAGCCTACTAGTTACCAGCAAGGACTACGCAAAGATAAAAGATTTTGGAATTCCTGTTTCAGTTATAAAATTAGAGTTAAATTTAAGTGAGAATTTTAAGGAAAAATTACTTGAATATGTAAGAAAATGTGACATAAATAAAATGTAG
- the thrC gene encoding threonine synthase produces the protein MLVNTRLQNGESHESVSFEEAILSPMSAHGGLWAPAHFAKLDFGSLSKDYKELSLQIIRAFGINESLVKSALARYDSFDNGQAVELKEINGLFINELWHGPTRAFKDMALQPFGAIMDELASKKGEKYLIIVATSGDTGPATLQTFKGSKNVRVICLYPDGGTSQVQRLQMLSYNSEPNLKVLGIKGSFDDAQRSLKSLLSNDDFKGFLASKDLHLSAANSVNFGRILFQIIYHIYALIKSGASKENPKNIIVPSGNFGDALGAYYARKMGAPIEKIGIASNANNVLTRLINEGIYDAKDKELIPTISPAMDILLSSNIERLLFDLFGAYRTKELMDELASSRCYKLSAGELSKIQQIFYADWCSDDECKAIIKKYASMGELIDPHTATALKMAQNGDIIASTAQWVKFAPSMKIAIDGVPCDDEKETLTSLAAKFNVCLPSAILALFDGTLPPAQICEKTEIESVIKDWLK, from the coding sequence ATGCTAGTAAATACAAGATTACAAAACGGAGAAAGCCATGAGAGCGTAAGCTTTGAAGAGGCTATTCTCTCGCCGATGAGTGCTCATGGTGGGCTGTGGGCACCTGCGCATTTTGCCAAGCTTGATTTTGGCTCGCTTAGCAAAGACTACAAAGAACTAAGCCTACAAATCATTAGAGCCTTTGGGATAAATGAAAGCCTTGTTAAATCAGCCTTAGCTCGCTATGATAGCTTTGATAATGGGCAGGCTGTGGAGCTAAAAGAAATAAATGGACTTTTTATTAACGAGCTTTGGCATGGGCCAACTCGTGCTTTTAAGGATATGGCGTTGCAACCTTTTGGTGCTATTATGGACGAACTTGCTAGCAAAAAGGGCGAGAAATACCTCATCATCGTAGCCACTAGTGGAGATACTGGGCCAGCTACTTTACAAACCTTTAAAGGTAGCAAAAATGTCCGTGTAATCTGCCTATATCCAGATGGTGGCACAAGCCAGGTTCAGCGTCTTCAAATGCTTTCTTATAATAGCGAGCCAAACCTAAAAGTGCTTGGCATAAAAGGCAGCTTTGATGATGCGCAGCGCAGTCTAAAGAGCCTGCTTAGCAATGATGATTTTAAAGGCTTTTTAGCTAGCAAAGATCTTCATCTAAGTGCTGCAAACTCGGTTAATTTTGGTCGCATTTTATTTCAAATTATTTATCACATTTACGCTTTAATTAAAAGTGGCGCAAGTAAAGAAAATCCAAAAAATATCATCGTGCCAAGCGGAAACTTTGGCGATGCTCTGGGTGCGTATTACGCCCGTAAAATGGGCGCACCGATAGAAAAAATCGGCATCGCATCAAATGCTAATAATGTGCTAACTAGGCTAATAAATGAGGGCATTTATGACGCAAAAGATAAAGAGCTAATCCCCACTATTTCGCCTGCTATGGATATTTTGCTAAGCTCAAATATAGAAAGACTGCTTTTTGATCTTTTTGGTGCATACCGCACAAAAGAGCTAATGGATGAGCTAGCTAGCTCTAGATGCTACAAGCTAAGCGCAGGCGAGCTATCAAAAATACAGCAAATTTTTTATGCTGATTGGTGCAGCGATGATGAGTGTAAGGCTATAATCAAAAAATACGCTAGCATGGGCGAGCTAATAGACCCACACACAGCAACAGCTCTAAAAATGGCTCAAAACGGCGATATAATCGCTTCAACAGCGCAGTGGGTGAAATTTGCCCCAAGTATGAAAATCGCAATTGACGGAGTACCTTGCGATGATGAAAAAGAAACGCTAACTAGCCTTGCTGCTAAGTTTAATGTCTGCTTGCCAAGTGCAATTTTAGCGTTATTTGATGGGACTTTGCCACCTGCGCAAATCTGCGAAAAAACTGAGATAGAGAGTGTTATCAAGGACTGGCTAAAATGA
- a CDS encoding DegT/DnrJ/EryC1/StrS family aminotransferase, which produces MENIENTSLEIPFFKPFFDESESELIRGALNGEKSTAIFEAKVASYYNAKHAIATNNGTAAKHLALCAMDIKRGDKIICPVNSFVSLPEVIRYFDAEPIFADIDKDDFCLEPAALESVIKANQSKKLKAVFLTHLGGQSAKIDIIKQICEKYGLKIIHDSAFGVRYNGALVGGGDEFMGCFGFQHSGLNQIASSGIILTNDDKIAARARLFRSHAMEQKRLDDGSLAYIYDVKYIGQRYDLDALSAAFCLAQFGKNESNIKAHQHIARLYDEKLANVAHISTPVKKRDHIYTQYIIKVDKNRDGFAKELLAQGIGVGLHYVPLHLLSYYRKKYNYRITDFPAALGAYSQVLSLPIYPALSEAEIEHICKVITRIASARV; this is translated from the coding sequence ATGGAAAATATAGAAAATACTAGCCTTGAAATACCTTTTTTCAAGCCCTTTTTTGATGAAAGTGAGAGCGAGCTTATCAGGGGGGCATTAAATGGCGAGAAAAGCACGGCTATTTTTGAGGCTAAAGTAGCTAGCTACTACAACGCAAAGCACGCAATAGCCACAAACAACGGCACTGCTGCCAAGCACCTAGCCTTGTGTGCTATGGATATAAAAAGAGGCGATAAGATAATTTGTCCTGTAAATAGCTTTGTTAGCTTGCCTGAGGTTATTCGCTACTTTGATGCTGAGCCGATTTTTGCTGATATTGATAAGGATGATTTTTGCCTTGAGCCAGCGGCTTTAGAGAGCGTTATAAAGGCAAATCAAAGCAAAAAGCTAAAGGCTGTTTTTCTAACTCACCTTGGCGGACAAAGCGCAAAAATAGATATCATCAAGCAAATTTGCGAAAAATATGGGCTAAAAATCATACACGATAGCGCCTTTGGAGTGCGGTATAATGGTGCTTTGGTTGGTGGTGGCGATGAGTTTATGGGCTGTTTTGGCTTTCAGCACAGTGGGCTTAATCAAATAGCAAGCTCAGGCATAATCCTAACAAATGATGATAAAATCGCAGCTAGGGCTAGACTCTTTCGCTCTCATGCTATGGAGCAAAAAAGACTTGATGATGGAAGCCTTGCTTATATCTATGATGTCAAGTACATAGGGCAAAGATACGACCTAGACGCACTTAGCGCTGCTTTTTGTCTAGCGCAGTTTGGCAAAAACGAAAGCAATATCAAAGCCCACCAGCATATAGCGCGTCTTTATGATGAGAAGCTAGCAAATGTCGCTCACATCAGCACCCCAGTAAAAAAAAGAGATCATATCTACACACAGTATATCATCAAGGTTGATAAAAATAGAGATGGTTTTGCCAAAGAACTGCTAGCGCAGGGCATAGGCGTGGGCTTACACTATGTGCCACTTCATTTGCTAAGCTATTATAGAAAAAAGTATAACTACCGCATAACTGACTTTCCAGCTGCGCTAGGAGCGTATTCTCAGGTACTTTCCTTGCCTATTTATCCAGCCTTAAGTGAAGCTGAAATCGAGCATATCTGTAAGGTTATCACAAGGATAGCAAGTGCTAGAGTATAG
- the argB gene encoding acetylglutamate kinase: protein MKSHIKTAEIILSALPYIQKFRGQVFVIKYGGAAQTDEGLKSDFARDIVLLQLVGIKVVIVHGGGKKINSLLDKLNIESHFEDGLRVTNKDTMEVVEMALSGLINKEITSLLVAHGARAVGISGKDDGLLRASAFNLEKYGFVGKIDEVNEAVINALLKEDIIPVIAPIALGANATSYNINADLAASAIAAKLRASKAIFLSDIKGVLDKNGELISKLDEAKIAELKSGGTISGGMIPKLEASLECIKAGAKAVHIIDGRVSHSLLLEIFTDEGIGSVIR, encoded by the coding sequence ATGAAATCTCATATAAAAACCGCTGAAATCATACTCTCAGCCTTGCCTTATATACAAAAGTTTCGTGGGCAAGTTTTTGTGATAAAATATGGTGGTGCAGCACAAACTGATGAGGGACTAAAAAGCGATTTTGCCCGTGATATCGTGCTTTTACAGCTTGTGGGTATAAAGGTAGTAATCGTCCATGGCGGCGGCAAAAAGATAAACTCACTGCTAGATAAACTTAACATAGAAAGCCACTTTGAAGATGGGCTAAGGGTGACTAACAAAGACACTATGGAAGTAGTAGAAATGGCACTAAGCGGACTAATAAATAAAGAAATCACAAGCCTGCTCGTAGCTCATGGCGCAAGGGCTGTGGGCATAAGCGGCAAGGATGATGGACTGCTTAGAGCATCTGCTTTTAACCTTGAAAAATACGGCTTTGTAGGCAAGATTGATGAGGTAAATGAAGCTGTGATAAATGCACTTCTTAAAGAAGACATTATCCCAGTAATCGCTCCAATCGCACTTGGCGCAAACGCTACTAGCTACAATATAAACGCAGATCTTGCAGCTAGCGCAATAGCTGCTAAGCTAAGGGCTAGCAAGGCTATATTTCTAAGCGATATAAAAGGTGTTTTGGATAAAAACGGCGAGCTAATAAGTAAGCTTGATGAGGCTAAAATAGCAGAGCTTAAAAGTGGTGGCACCATAAGCGGTGGTATGATACCAAAGCTAGAAGCTAGCTTAGAGTGCATAAAAGCAGGCGCAAAAGCTGTGCATATCATAGATGGGCGCGTGTCTCATTCGCTACTTTTAGAGATTTTTACTGATGAGGGCATAGGTAGCGTGATACGCTAA
- a CDS encoding YbgC/FadM family acyl-CoA thioesterase yields MKFRVYYDDTDAQGIVYHANYLRFCERARSEYIFRTLGKDAFNEQCYFVLTSINAKFRASARLGDEIEVRSVCARNSDLAIILEQEILLNEKVIFSAEVQLVYIENSKISRIPNRFKEILSKIS; encoded by the coding sequence ATGAAATTTCGTGTTTATTACGATGATACGGACGCTCAGGGCATAGTCTATCACGCAAATTACTTGCGCTTTTGCGAGAGGGCTAGAAGTGAGTATATTTTTCGCACTCTTGGCAAAGACGCATTTAATGAGCAATGCTACTTTGTGCTAACTAGCATAAATGCTAAATTTCGTGCTTCAGCTAGGCTTGGTGATGAGATTGAAGTACGCTCAGTTTGTGCTAGAAATAGTGATTTGGCTATTATTTTAGAGCAAGAAATTTTGCTTAATGAAAAGGTGATTTTTAGCGCAGAAGTTCAGCTAGTGTATATAGAAAATAGCAAAATTTCTAGAATTCCTAATAGATTTAAAGAGATTTTAAGTAAAATTTCTTAG
- a CDS encoding DUF4149 domain-containing protein: MKALSSIYLFILALTLGVEVAIGLSAPVLFRSDLYITPGTLSALQAGTLLAQVFMKYNYIALFCGFFALLFEIFSWRGSGASFQLKLSTLMLSLIIAVLACLFYYFTSYITAAAALGESAIDENFARIHEASETTLKIAMIARLGLFFLRAKISVFARAESK; encoded by the coding sequence ATGAAAGCACTTTCAAGCATTTATCTTTTTATACTTGCACTTACTTTGGGCGTGGAGGTTGCAATCGGTCTTAGCGCGCCGGTGCTCTTTAGATCAGATCTTTACATCACGCCAGGCACGCTAAGTGCCTTACAAGCTGGCACTTTGCTAGCGCAGGTATTTATGAAATACAACTATATTGCGCTATTTTGTGGATTTTTTGCCTTGCTATTTGAGATTTTTAGCTGGCGGGGGAGCGGGGCTAGTTTCCAGCTTAAACTTAGCACTCTTATGCTAAGCCTTATTATTGCGGTTTTGGCGTGCTTGTTTTATTATTTTACGAGCTACATTACAGCAGCAGCGGCTCTTGGCGAGAGTGCTATTGATGAGAACTTTGCTCGCATTCACGAAGCTAGCGAAACAACCTTGAAAATTGCGATGATTGCTCGCCTTGGGCTATTTTTCTTGCGAGCTAAAATCAGCGTTTTTGCCAGAGCCGAGAGCAAATGA
- a CDS encoding MBL fold metallo-hydrolase, producing MEILTRAFGEYATNCYIVKNNEKSLIIDPGMGASQWVKQNAVGAVAVLLTHGHFDHVYDADVLRRELGVPIYLPKADEVFTASDPFAILRDSFDADFLVEPNGSVDISGFKATFHHFAGHTPGCSCIELEGLENTWFCGDFIFKGSVGRWDFEFSNAKDMQESLRRVLEIKQNIKLYCGHGEPTSLDDERANIAHMLNMRLWQEY from the coding sequence ATGGAAATTTTAACTAGGGCCTTTGGCGAATATGCCACAAACTGCTATATAGTAAAGAATAACGAAAAAAGCCTGATAATTGATCCAGGCATGGGTGCCTCTCAGTGGGTAAAACAAAACGCAGTAGGCGCAGTAGCCGTGCTGCTTACGCATGGGCATTTTGACCATGTTTATGACGCTGATGTTTTGCGCCGTGAGCTTGGCGTGCCTATTTATTTGCCAAAGGCAGATGAGGTCTTTACTGCTAGCGATCCTTTTGCAATTTTGCGAGATAGTTTTGATGCTGATTTTTTAGTTGAGCCAAATGGGAGCGTGGATATTTCAGGCTTTAAGGCTACTTTTCATCACTTTGCTGGGCATACGCCGGGCTGTTCTTGCATAGAGCTTGAGGGCTTAGAAAATACTTGGTTTTGCGGAGATTTTATCTTTAAAGGCTCGGTTGGGCGCTGGGATTTTGAGTTTTCAAACGCAAAGGACATGCAAGAAAGTCTGCGCAGGGTCTTAGAAATCAAACAAAATATCAAGCTTTATTGCGGTCACGGCGAGCCAACAAGCCTAGATGATGAGAGAGCAAATATCGCTCATATGCTAAATATGCGACTTTGGCAAGAGTATTAG